GAATGTGAGAGAGCTGTATTTATTAATCCTGTTGATAGCAAATTAGCAATTCTTTATGTGATTGACAActaaagcaaacagtaattcTTGTGCTTTGTGTAAACCCTTCAACATTACGTTCTCTTATTGCTATTCACATCACTGTTTCCAGCTTGCACTGTATTAAATCTAGAAGTCAGTTACCACTAGTTCCCATTTTTCACTAAAAGTTAATTCTAGCTTAGATGctaaaatctaattatttcGGTTTGATTACTAACACTTTTAAGCATTTTACTTTATGTGAAGTGTTAGATCAAAGATAGATCATGTTCTTTTTCACTGCCTCTCTTAGCCCTTTTAGCTTACTGTTTTAGCTTTCCCTCCTTCTATAAATTTGTCAAGGCCTTTGCATTCTTACATTCACTAGAACTTCGCACCCCTATTTTCCACTTACTGCCCTTCATTTTGCCCTCTTCTGGAGCTCTCTCTTCTCTATCTCTCTGTCTATCTTAATCGGTCTTTGCAGAAGATGTCAGCAAAAGAGAGTAGCCAAGTGAGTAGCAAAGCAGGCATAAGCATAGCCCAGAAGCAGAACTCTATTAACAGAGTTGTCGGGACCGTGAAAGCCACGGAGTCTTGCGAAACAAAAGGGAGAAACCAAGTGAGCTGCATTCCCAGCACTAAAAAGGagaacaaaatcaacaaaagaaACTGTATTAACAAAGTTGCGGCGAAGAAGAAGAGGTCTGGTGGGGGCTGTGGAATCAGGCTACCAAAAAGATCAGAGGTCTCACCAGTTAGATTTTTCAAGCATCTTAGCAGAAGGATGGCAAGAGGTCTGTGCTTTGCATACTTTAAGAAGAGACATTCAGCTACAGTTTCAGCCACTGTCTCTTCATCAGGAAGATCAAAGCCGTCTGTGATTCCTGTTGATTCTCATAGAAGTGAAGCCATTGAAGATTGCATCGAGTTCATcaactcttcttcttctctacCAAGATCAAACTCTGTTTCTACAAATGCTTCTTAAAACTTTATTGTGTCGTCATAACGTGTCTCAAAGTCCTCTTGTAAACCATAATGTTGTGTTCTGGTTTCAGTGCTAAAATAGTAAGTAAAACGGTTTGTTTCCATCTCTCTCTTATTAGTAGAAAGTGAATTCAACTCTTCATTCATTATCATTAACTAACCATGAAAATGATGAACCTGTTGCAAGTTGCATGGTTGCTCTGGTAGTTCCCAATTCCCATGGACTTTGCGCCTGTGACAAATCACGTGATCTTGTCTACGGTGGGTTTAGGgggaagggggaaaaaaacaaaaaggctTTGTTTTCGTCAATGCTTTACGTCAATATTGTCCAAAGGAAATTGCCCAACTTGTTCGCTTGAGTAATCAAGAAAGCGTTTTTGCCTATTCCTTGCGCTGGTAAATGTACAGTAATGTCAATGGCTGTTGCTATTATTTCCCCACTAAGTTAATGGCTGTTACTGTTCATCTACAATATAACTGTCTCCATGGATTTAGTCTATTCAACTTTtagtaaagaaaaagtttgCAAGGACATGATGAATTACAGTAATTAAGATGTGCAGTGTGATTTTTGATTGATACAGCTGCTTCTCTGCATCATTTCTGAGAATTCATCTGGCATAGTAGAATACAGAATTGATCTAAGCATACGCATAAGCCTCAGAAGTGAGCTTCTCAGAAAGCACTGTGTTAACATTAAAAACTTGGCTGTATAAGCAGTAATAACAACATGACTAATCGCCTACTTTTACTTGGCCGctaatatttactaattacTCACTTGCTATTCCTCACAGGCCACAGCAGCAACTAtgaatttaagttaaaaagttACTTGACAACTCGAATATACCCATATGCTCATTTAGAGATGGCAGccgacttaaaataaaaatgctcaGTTTAAAAGAGAAGGAAGTTTGATGACAACTTAATTAAGGTTCAAGAATGACCAAAAGCAATAAACGTACAGCACATTCATTTCGAAGatcataaaaatgaaacagaCATATAAAatagtacttttttttttgtggaaaaaaaaatcatttcttgGCAAAGAGATCCCCAAGTCCAAAGCCACCCTTCTTCTTCTGAGGCTGAGGCACAGAAGCGGAGTTCTTGCGGCCATTTGTTGTGCCACGTCCACTTGGAGGACTCTTGTCTTCAACTTTCTTCAAAATTGGATCAGTTTCATAAAACTGATCTTGTTTCTGCATACCCCCAAGAATCCAATCAAGCAAACTCTTCTCTTCTTTGCTACCACCAGCTTCCTTTGCTGCTGTTGCTGCATACACTCTTACTGTTGCTGGTGCAAAGCTTATTATGGGAAGTGATGCCATCACTGCTTTCtctgctttttcttttcaattggTTTAAAATGGGGAGAATGATTACGGTCCTTGTCatgttctttatatatatatattttttttgaggGGACGTGATGATGAAATGTGAGCCGTTGGATTGGGGCTTGGATTGCGAATGGAAGGAATTGGAAGTGCTTGTAGCACGAGCTCTCCACAGGTGCCTTATCTTCTCCACTCTTGGCCTTTTAagcatattttttatttcatcggttttttttttttcatttaaacgTTTTTATTTTGAGAGGAGGAAACAAAATTGAGGGATGAAAGATCATCTTGAGTGGATATGGATGTGGGTTTGCCACGTGGTAGGTTGGCAATCCATGCGCTTCCTTTTgcccttttttattattatttttgaactgATGCTgagcaaacaaaatttttaaaaacgaCACATGATCAAAATTCCCTTGTGAGCAAATATAATCacgataaataataaataaatcttgattgtgtattaagaaaaatgtttaacatgtgtaaaaaaaaaaaaatcttaaaacagATATACTGTTATGAGAGGACTCTTAACTACgtgtgaaaatattaattaaacttaattagTAAAATGTTGGAAACAAAAAATCTTGGAAAACTAAGGAATATAAAACGAATTTAGAATTCTACTTTAAAACACAAGATAAATTACCTCATTTTTGGCCCAACCAAAGcctattaatttcaaaacagagtttgaaacaaaaatattccTACTAATACACACACGCTATTGGAaggttatcttttttttttttttttacatgaaTTAGTCGTAACAAAATCTTATATAAATCATGTATTTATTACGACTAACGAGCGTTGCTAAGTTATAGCTGTCGTAACTTACAGCCCCTTCAAATTAATGTGAACGGTTATAAGAAGCGATGAGACCCACATAATTTTTGAAGTTGTAACTTAACAAAATCCACAATTGACATTAACAAGCCTTAAATTCTTGCATCTCACGTGAACTTGACAATAGAACTTATTCATCAAGGTTGGGATCGGGGTTGTTTCGGAAACTCATTCGGAGGGCATTTTGCTATGGCCTCTGTAGAATAAGTTCCCTccggaaaaaaaattttgccaTTTTTGCGGTTAGTGGGTAAAATTGAACTGTATGAATCTGATAGAGACTGCTGTAGGCGTTGCATTTTGTGATAGACAATATGAGTAAATATCAATCCTCTCCAAAAACAGGTTCAAGCCTTCCATTGGATAGAAGAGGAAAACAGGACAAAAAGAAATGATGATGTAGAATTGTAAATTGAGatgaagatatatatatatatatgggaaCGCCTAAGTTACAATCAATGTACCTTAcgttttttgtctttttctttttggcaaaTATCATATGAGCCCtcctaattctttttattttcaatttttacagCTGTGGATGTATTTGTCTTCTTCCATCCCTCCTatcgatttttttattttctctaaagttttatttatttctttaaacattattaaatGATTATCAAATTCATACAAATCTATAAATTCAGAATAAACTTCTGgtcctaaatttattaatcctAGTCTTGAATTGTAGGTTTATTgcatgtaatttaattatataattaaattaaagagaaattatataaaaaatataaaaaatatacatgacAGACTTCAAAATTAACATGCAATAGCTTTCAGAATTACCGTTAAAATCATTCCTAAGAATTAATTCTGATTAAAGGGCATTATCAACATATACTCTGATTAATTCTGATTAATAGATaccatttgatattttaatttaccattttaattcaattaatgtaGTTTCCATAAAATTCAAGGGTGCCAATAGATATTTCACTTCTTGAATGTATGTTGCGTTACACGTAACCTAGGTTTGGCCATTTGATAATcgtatgttattatttaaaaaaataaaaagaacattggaaagaatgaaaaatagatgtataattgataaaagaagGCAAATACATCCATAAACATAAAGAATACAAGGACTCGTGTGAAATTCGCcagaagaaaaaagacaaaaaacgTAAGTTACGCTTAACGTAACTTAGAGGcacccatatatatatatatattttttaagtatgtCATACACAGATGTTACTGATATTACATCAGACattataatcatattatataattgagaCCACCGTCATACATTGACACATTGAATCACTTgtccatatattttaaactcTTTCTAATATTAGAGGGTTGTCTACTCTACTCACATTTTGTAAAGATAGACTGTCTCTACTCAATTATGTTGATAATTGAGGGAgtactaaaattaactttcataaaacttttatgaaaattcaaatcctTACACTTAATATTGTAAGTGTAAATCCTCTCCTATTGAACCAAAGACCGATTGGTATCTTGAGATGAAGATTGAAGAGTGCTTGATGCGCTCTCTGAAAATGCAAATACTATCTAATTGCTTGGTAGCCTGCCATCTACTGGGGACTATATTAtacatacaaaaaataaagccCAGACTAGACTTCGCGTGAGTCACTGTTAGAGACCCATCATTCTTCTTCGCATGCTTCTACAAATCTGCTCGTAGCCTCGTAGAGTAGGTAACTCATGCCACTCAAGCATTTGTAGATCATAGCCCAGAGTAGGCAATACTAATTCACCCCACTGAAACTTCATTTCCCCTTCGCCATCGCCCACGTTTTGGATCCACCGTCAAACTACTTAGGGCCCGTTCGGTACCCTTTTCCAAGCAgcgttttcattttcattttcattttca
This window of the Citrus sinensis cultivar Valencia sweet orange chromosome 8, DVS_A1.0, whole genome shotgun sequence genome carries:
- the LOC107178363 gene encoding josephin-like protein → MSAKESSQVSSKAGISIAQKQNSINRVVGTVKATESCETKGRNQVSCIPSTKKENKINKRNCINKVAAKKKRSGGGCGIRLPKRSEVSPVRFFKHLSRRMARGLCFAYFKKRHSATVSATVSSSGRSKPSVIPVDSHRSEAIEDCIEFINSSSSLPRSNSVSTNAS
- the LOC102613315 gene encoding uncharacterized protein LOC102613315, which produces MASLPIISFAPATVRVYAATAAKEAGGSKEEKSLLDWILGGMQKQDQFYETDPILKKVEDKSPPSGRGTTNGRKNSASVPQPQKKKGGFGLGDLFAKK